One Mercurialis annua linkage group LG3, ddMerAnnu1.2, whole genome shotgun sequence DNA window includes the following coding sequences:
- the LOC126675070 gene encoding E3 ubiquitin-protein ligase SIS3 codes for MALRGVDFKWYDGFFLSMLATSVIIVAINWKRYHLCTHPLHIWIVVDYTTVFIFRLLMFIDNGLAAGMGLDFGWQQRYARFCGRIVVLSILSILLYPFLWAWTIIGTMWFTSAKNCLPEEGQKWGFLIWLLFSYCGLICIACMSLGKWLMRRQAHLLRAQQGIPISEYGVLVDMVRVPDWAFEAAGQEMRSMGQDAAAYHPGLYLTNTQREAVEALIQELPKFRLKAVPTDCSECPICLEEFHVGNEVRGLPCAHNFHVECIDEWLRLNVKCPRCRCSVFPNLDLSALSGIRTDPERPSAADVTTNRYVRTQPSSQSYLLRLQGLLRPVRSENTDVDIDLEAVEHEHEAVAARESSAGSTVVGRSPSSQH; via the exons ATGGCTTTGAGAGGTGTTGATTTCAAATG GTATGATGGGTTTTTCTTGTCCATGCTTGCAACTAGCGT AATAATTGTTGCAATCAATTGGAAAAGATATCATCTTTGTACTCACCCTTTGCATATATGGATCGTT gTGGATTATAcaactgtttttatttttcgGCTTTTGATGTTCATTGATAATGGACTTGCTGCTGGAATGGGTTT GGATTTTGGTTGGCAACAGAGATATGCCCGTTTTTGTGGTAGAATTGTGGTTCTCTCAATTCTATCCATCCTGCTCTATCCGTTTCTTTGGGCTTGGACTATAATTGGTACAATGTGGTTCACAAGTGCAAAAAATTGT TTGCCAGAAGAAGGTCAAAAATGGGGTTTTCTTATTTGGTTGTTGTTCAGCTACTGCGGACTCATTTGTATTGCCTGCATGTCCTTGGGAAAG tGGCTCATGCGAAGACAAGCTCATCTGTTGCGTGCTCAGCAGGGAATTCCTATTTCAGAATATGGG GTTTTGGTTGATATGGTCCGGGTACCAGATTGGGCATTTGAAGCTGCTGGTCAAGAAATGAGAAGCATGGGTCAAGATGCTGCAGCATACCATCCTGGACTCTATTTGACTAATACTCAG CGAGAAGCAGTTGAGGCACTTATTCAGGAACTCCCAAAGTTCAGGCTAAAGGCTGTTCCAACTGATTGCAGTGAATGTCCCATCTGCCTTGAGGAGTTCCACGTCGGGAATGAG GTCCGAGGCCTGCCTTGTGCTCATAATTTCCATGTAGAATGCATTGACGAGTGGCTTCGACTGAATGTGAAATGTCCACGGTGTCGGTGTTCAGTTTTCCCAAACCTCGACCTCAGTGCATTATCCGGTATTCGCACTGATCCTGAACGGCCTTCTGCGGCAGATGTGACTACCAACCGATATGTCAGAACCCAACCTTCCAGCCAGAGCTATCTGTTGAGACTGCAGGGTCTTCTCAGGCCAGTACGTAGCGAGAATACAGATGTAGATATTGACTTGGAAGCTGTTGAGCATGAACATGAAGCTGTGGCAGCTAGAGAATCTTCAGCAGGGAGCACAGTCGTTGGTCGGTCCCCTTCATCGCAGCACTAA
- the LOC126671247 gene encoding uncharacterized protein LOC126671247, whose translation MLTTATQPPPNLSPPPPPSSITTAATTTFQNSHHGLTKPIDRRHLIAALSISISTSPLFTPTVASARGLFQMPPVRLSNRYYLVRAGESEFETRGIINTNPVAKTSVDNGLSKNGKKQSLKAALQLKTMGACDNGCWIWPSITQRAYQAAEIIAAVNGISRSYIVPEYSFLDARGLGAYEGRSLEALSEVYESDTISPRNKPPPIDDGTPNESVSDVFVRVTQLMSILETQYSESTVVIVSPDSDNLTVLQAGLVGLDFRRHRDLAFGPGEVRFVDPGSIPAYKQPASALYKCLNPPVCS comes from the exons ATGTTAACCACAGCGACCCAACCTCCACCCAACTTATCTCCACCTCCTCCTCCGTCGTCAATAACCACCGCCGCCACCACCACTTTTCAGAACTCTCATCATGGCCTTACTAAACCCATTGACCGCCGCCACCTCATCGCTGCACTATCCATCTCAATCTCTACCTCTCCACTATTCACACCAACGGTGGCCAGTGCCCGTGGCCTCTTCCAAATGCCACCTGTCCGTCTCAGCAATCG GTACTACTTAGTGAGAGCTGGGGAATCTGAATTTGAAACTCGGGGGATTATTAATACGAACCCGGTTGCTAAAACTTCAGTTGATAATGGTTTGTCTAAAAATGGAAAGAAACAGAGTTTGAAAGCTGCATTACAGCTTAAGACAATGGGAGCTTGTGATAATGGCTGTTGGATTTGGCCTTCTATTACCCAGAGAGCTTATCAGGCTGCTGAGATTATTGCTGCTGTTAATGGAATCAGTAGGag TTATATAGTTCCGGAGTATAGCTTTCTCGATGCTCGTGGATTGGGAGCTTATGAAGGCAGGAGTTTGGAAGCTCTCTCGGAA GTGTATGAATCAGACACAATTTCTCCAAGAAACAAGCCTCCTCCCATAGATGACGGGACCCCAAACGAGAGTGTGTCAGATGTATTCGTTCGCGTGACGCAGCTTATGTCAATTCTAGAGACTCAATACTCTGAATCAACAGTCGTTATTGTCTCTCCAGATTCTGACAATTTAACCGTTCTACAGGCTGGTTTAGTAGGACTGGACTTTCGACG GCATAGAGATCTCGCCTTCGGCCCTGGTGAAGTTAGATTTGTAGATCCTGGTAGTATACCAGCTTACAAGCAACCCGCATCTGCTTTATATAAATGCCTAAACCCACCAGTTTGTAGCTGA